From Clostridiales bacterium, the proteins below share one genomic window:
- a CDS encoding Ger(x)C family spore germination protein, giving the protein MSKKTVLIITIILFSASLFSGCWDKVEIDQRAFVGVIMVDMAPPGYEEKVEESVKNIPGIEKQTGKMIKVTYEFPNASEIAGNDTGSGGGGGGEEEKGGISSVAVTIDETNRYIDSRLSRRLFFGFTQTIIFGEELLKNPDKFEEVLDYFRRAPEFGRSMRVLAAEGEACKVAEIKPKNEKLLFRYIRGILENESSNGRISDITFNEFITMLSANGDSVMPKVTVKGDELKIAGDAIIKDYKLQGFLPEYDSFYFNALSGKRKAGSESINTNGLTVNYLIRNTGRSIKLINDDPENIEVGINIETEGVISSASAGMEIYDDNFIKKVERDLNDVDEESCSFVIKKLQKDYKNDALLIGEYLRKHNPSLWNKVKDKWNEVYPTIKIIPTVDNKIRRIGTVK; this is encoded by the coding sequence ATGAGCAAGAAGACGGTTTTAATCATAACTATAATTTTATTTTCAGCATCCTTATTTTCAGGATGCTGGGATAAAGTTGAGATAGATCAGAGGGCCTTTGTGGGAGTAATCATGGTAGATATGGCGCCTCCCGGCTATGAAGAAAAAGTAGAGGAGTCTGTAAAGAACATACCTGGAATCGAAAAGCAAACAGGAAAAATGATAAAGGTGACATATGAGTTCCCTAATGCTTCCGAAATTGCAGGAAACGATACCGGAAGCGGAGGAGGCGGAGGGGGAGAAGAGGAAAAAGGCGGCATATCAAGCGTGGCCGTAACGATAGATGAAACAAACAGATACATCGACTCAAGACTGAGCCGAAGGCTGTTTTTCGGCTTTACGCAGACCATAATATTCGGTGAGGAACTTTTAAAAAATCCGGATAAATTCGAGGAAGTGCTGGACTACTTTAGACGGGCCCCGGAGTTTGGAAGATCCATGAGAGTACTTGCCGCAGAGGGAGAAGCATGCAAAGTTGCCGAAATAAAGCCTAAAAATGAAAAACTTCTTTTCAGGTATATACGCGGAATTTTGGAAAACGAATCTTCAAACGGCAGAATATCGGATATAACATTTAATGAATTTATAACAATGCTGAGTGCCAACGGGGATAGCGTAATGCCTAAAGTTACCGTAAAAGGTGACGAGCTAAAGATTGCAGGCGATGCGATTATTAAGGATTATAAACTGCAGGGATTTTTGCCGGAATATGATTCATTTTATTTCAATGCTTTAAGCGGCAAGAGAAAAGCAGGTTCTGAAAGCATAAATACCAATGGACTTACGGTAAACTATTTGATCAGAAATACCGGAAGATCCATTAAGCTTATAAATGATGATCCTGAAAATATTGAAGTCGGTATAAATATTGAAACTGAGGGAGTAATTTCATCTGCTTCAGCAGGCATGGAAATATATGATGATAACTTCATCAAGAAAGTTGAAAGGGATCTAAATGACGTAGATGAGGAAAGCTGCAGTTTTGTAATAAAAAAACTCCAGAAAGACTATAAAAATGATGCATTATTGATAGGGGAATATTTAAGAAAACATAATCCATCGCTATGGAATAAAGTAAAGGATAAATGGAATGAAGTTTATCCGACTATAAAAATAATCCCGACTGTCGATAATAAAATCAGAAGAATAGGAACAGTAAAATGA
- a CDS encoding endospore germination permease, translated as MIENDKITNTQLWIFIVLTVIGVGIFALPRIVVESADEDGWISVILGGIASIFLFLIMCRLVRKFPDDTIVEISRKVFGNILSVPVILIFTLYMVTIIGITLRIFGEVVKMTLLLRTPVEVIMITMLVLVIWLTRYGIEPIVRFDEFVFPLIMVTLFFVLFFSIPRTDFSNMLPVFGSSAARILDGAYKATYSYAGFELILLIAPQVKDKGKMFKSGIIAFIVIILTYISVVILAIGKFGIIDTKKLIWPTLTMIRSIEVPGSFIERLEGIVMSQWIILAFTTIVPISYAISYILSRIFKHKNFKHFTSISIPIIYLISLIPDNIVEAYDFLDKITKYLETPVILIIPVLLLITAVLRKMGANK; from the coding sequence TTGATTGAAAACGATAAAATTACAAATACTCAATTATGGATATTTATAGTTCTTACAGTAATTGGAGTCGGGATATTCGCTCTTCCCAGGATAGTTGTGGAATCTGCAGATGAGGACGGATGGATATCGGTGATCTTAGGAGGGATAGCCAGCATTTTTTTATTTCTAATAATGTGCAGGCTTGTCAGAAAGTTCCCTGATGATACTATAGTTGAAATATCAAGAAAGGTATTTGGGAATATACTTTCGGTTCCTGTCATTTTAATATTCACGCTGTATATGGTCACGATTATAGGCATAACACTAAGGATTTTTGGTGAAGTGGTTAAAATGACATTGCTTTTAAGAACGCCTGTTGAAGTTATAATGATAACTATGCTTGTTCTGGTTATCTGGCTTACAAGATATGGCATAGAGCCTATAGTGAGATTTGACGAATTTGTATTCCCATTGATTATGGTTACTCTTTTTTTTGTACTGTTTTTTTCCATTCCAAGGACGGATTTTTCAAATATGCTTCCTGTTTTTGGCTCAAGTGCAGCACGGATTTTAGACGGTGCATATAAGGCAACGTATAGTTATGCCGGCTTCGAATTGATCCTTTTAATTGCCCCCCAGGTTAAGGATAAGGGCAAAATGTTCAAATCGGGGATAATAGCGTTTATCGTTATAATATTAACATATATTTCCGTAGTGATATTGGCAATTGGGAAATTCGGCATTATAGATACGAAAAAACTTATATGGCCTACGCTTACCATGATACGTTCGATAGAAGTCCCGGGATCTTTTATAGAGAGGCTGGAAGGTATTGTTATGAGCCAGTGGATAATTCTTGCTTTTACCACCATAGTTCCTATATCGTATGCTATATCATATATTTTATCCAGGATATTCAAGCATAAAAATTTTAAACATTTTACATCTATCTCCATACCGATTATATATTTAATATCCCTTATACCGGATAATATCGTTGAGGCATATGATTTCCTGGATAAGATAACAAAATACCTTGAAACTCCGGTAATACTTATAATTCCGGTTTTACTTTTGATTACGGCAGTTTTAAGGAAGATGGGGGCGAACAAATAA
- a CDS encoding spore germination protein: MKKISGYTYDANDGKDEVEKVPIPKNIDETNKKLKDIFKDCNDIIFREFNVGTGQKLKYLLICVDGLSDKMLVDNFVLESLMLDARKVKPDAEEIKSRLFDLTKNGTLATTELREEDDLNKVIDGILSADTALFMDGFDKAIVIGTKLWPARQPQEPKSEGVVRGPSDGFVETLRFNTALVRRRIRDPKFKVKQMKIGYRSKTDIAVMYIEDIVKKDILQKVFDRLNSIKIDGIIESGYVEQFIEDDIFSPFPQVKSTERPDAVAAEILEGRVGIIVDNSPFVLIVPGTLIGMLHSSEDYYQRWIIATFVRGTRITAAIFSLLLPALYIAITSYNPDIIPYRFALSIAGSREGVPFPAFIEAIIMELSLELLREAGVRLPDPIGGTIGIVGGIIIGQAAVSAKIVSPIMVIIVSITAISSFTIPNFGLNTGMRIVRFVLMILAAVLGLYGVMLGLIALLIHLVNLKSFGVPYLAPFAGMSARDFKDSVVRFPIRSFIYRPEYLQANDKKRMALRKKR; the protein is encoded by the coding sequence ATGGTAAAGATGAAGTAGAAAAGGTTCCCATACCTAAAAATATAGATGAAACGAATAAAAAACTGAAGGATATATTTAAAGACTGCAATGACATAATTTTCAGGGAGTTTAATGTTGGGACAGGTCAGAAGCTTAAGTATCTTTTAATATGCGTAGATGGGCTTAGCGACAAGATGCTTGTCGATAATTTTGTACTTGAGTCCCTTATGCTGGATGCAAGAAAGGTCAAGCCGGATGCGGAGGAAATAAAATCTAGGCTTTTTGATCTTACCAAGAACGGGACCCTTGCAACTACAGAGCTTAGAGAGGAGGATGACCTTAATAAGGTTATTGACGGCATATTATCGGCAGATACGGCACTTTTTATGGATGGATTCGACAAGGCTATAGTAATCGGTACAAAACTGTGGCCTGCGAGGCAGCCTCAGGAGCCTAAATCCGAAGGGGTTGTGAGAGGACCTTCGGATGGCTTTGTTGAAACTTTAAGATTTAATACCGCCCTTGTCCGAAGGAGGATAAGAGATCCTAAATTTAAGGTAAAGCAGATGAAAATAGGGTATCGTTCCAAAACCGATATAGCTGTTATGTATATTGAGGATATTGTAAAAAAGGATATATTACAAAAAGTATTTGACAGGCTGAACAGTATAAAAATAGATGGGATAATTGAAAGCGGCTATGTTGAACAGTTTATTGAAGACGATATATTTTCACCGTTTCCACAGGTTAAGTCTACAGAAAGGCCTGATGCCGTTGCGGCTGAAATACTGGAGGGGAGGGTAGGCATAATCGTCGATAATTCACCTTTTGTGCTTATTGTGCCGGGCACATTGATAGGGATGCTTCACTCCTCAGAGGATTACTATCAGAGATGGATAATTGCTACATTCGTAAGGGGTACCAGAATAACTGCGGCGATATTTTCTTTGCTCCTTCCAGCACTTTATATCGCCATAACGTCATACAATCCGGACATAATTCCCTATAGATTTGCACTTTCTATTGCAGGCTCAAGGGAAGGAGTGCCTTTTCCCGCGTTCATCGAAGCTATCATAATGGAATTATCCCTTGAGCTCTTGAGGGAGGCCGGAGTCAGGCTGCCGGATCCCATAGGTGGAACCATCGGTATAGTCGGAGGTATTATAATCGGCCAGGCAGCGGTAAGCGCAAAAATCGTGAGCCCTATTATGGTTATAATTGTATCGATAACCGCTATATCATCATTTACGATTCCAAATTTCGGTCTGAATACAGGCATGCGGATAGTCAGGTTTGTGCTTATGATACTCGCAGCGGTATTAGGGCTGTATGGAGTAATGCTCGGGCTGATCGCCTTGCTTATTCACCTTGTAAACCTAAAAAGTTTTGGGGTGCCGTATCTTGCACCCTTTGCCGGAATGTCGGCCCGGGATTTCAAAGACAGTGTAGTAAGATTCCCGATCAGGTCCTTTATCTACAGGCCGGAATACCTTCAGGCAAATGATAAAAAAAGAATGGCTCTCAGGAAGAAAAGATAG